A single region of the Neodiprion pinetum isolate iyNeoPine1 chromosome 5, iyNeoPine1.2, whole genome shotgun sequence genome encodes:
- the LOC124219714 gene encoding uncharacterized protein gives MQRHQAKLIGLLAILAVSVQAEDHHRARRGGGGTGFGGAGAFSSASSSASSFSGGGNAKSSSSSYASGGGSAGATASAGSTNTGGGSISDIGQAGGLGKGFEYSNGGNLGAGGGYQGSGGGYQGGGGGYQGGGGGYQGSGSGGFGGGNFGGGYSGAAANAGAAGAGYGGGNHGLGQSGSYGQSQGGVFGQSQGGVGGIRGNGGNQGYGGGYNQGAHQGYGGGGGGYGQPGFGSAGGASAGANSGAIAGGLGSGGSGSYGGNKGLQQGYPSGGNGQFGSGGWGGNGGWGGNGGGSASANALASATANAGANGGSLGNGGYGGYPGSAGGIHGGYGGVPGGLANPAGSYGGGIGGGSAQAEADAKAGSNFGGPDHGFGIFSRIGDADEGISKSGTVDGAKGVFSSSQVEINDKGKGTYKVNAGKFR, from the exons ATGCAACGGCATCAAGCAAAACTCATCGGCCTTTTGGCCATACTCGCGGTTAGCGTTCAGGCTGAAG ATCACCATAGAGCGCGTCGCGGCGGAGGCGGAACAGGATTCGGCGGCGCTGGCGCGTTCAGCAGTGCGAGCTCATCCGCATCCTCATTCAGCGGAGGCGGAAATGCTAAATCGAGCTCAAGTTCCTACGCAAGCGGTGGCGGTTCGGCAGGTGCGACCGCATCAGCTGGAAGCACGAACACCGGAGGCGGTTCCATCTCTGACATCGGTCAGGCCGGAGGCTTGGGAAAGGGTTTCGAATACTCCAATGGTGGAAATCTAGGAGCCGGAGGTGGATATCAAGGAAGCGGCGGCGGATATCAAGGAGGTGGCGGCGGATATCAAGGAGGTGGTGGCGGATATCAAGGAAGTGGCAGCGGTGGATTCGGCGGCGGCAATTTCGGTGGTGGATACAGCGGCGCTGCCGCCAACGCCggag CTGCCGGGGCCGGTTACGGAGGCGGAAACCATGGCTTAGGCCAGAGTGGAAGTTACGGACAGTCCCAGGGCGGTGTATTCGGCCAAAGCCAAGGAGGTGTCGGAGGCATCAGGGGCAACGGTGGCAATCAGGGTTACGGCGGCGGTTATAACCAAGGTGCCCACCAAGGCTatggcggcggcggcggcggttACGGCCAACCCGGCTTCGGAAGCGCCGGAGGTGCTAGTGCGGGTGCGAATTCTGGTGCGATCGCCGGAGGCTTGGGAAGCGGTGGCTCTGGGAGTTACGGCGGGAACAAAGGACTCCAGCAGGGCTATCCAAGTGGTGGCAACGGCCAATTTGGCTCTGGAGGTTGGGGAGGCAATGGAGGCTGGGGGGGCAATGGAGGTGGCAGCGCGAGTGCGAATGCCCTTGCGAGTGCCACTGCAAATGCCGGTGCGAATGGTGGAAGCCTTGGCAACGGAGGTTACGGGGGTTACCCCGGCAGCGCAGGCGGCATCCACGGCGGCTACGGCGGCGTTCCCGGAGGTTTGGCGAACCCGGCTGGAAGTTACGGCGGCGGAATCGGAGGTGGCTCGGCGCAAGCAGAGGCGGACGCGAAGGCGGGGTCGAATTTTGGTGGACCTGACCATGGTTTTGG CATCTTTTCACGTATCGGTGATGCCGACGAGGGTATAAGCAAGAGCGGCACCGTCGATGGCGCCAAAGGTGTTTTCAGCTCCAGCCAAGTTGAGATTAACGACAAGGGCAAAGGAACGTACAAGGTTAACGCTGGGAAGTTTCGTTAA